In Horticoccus luteus, the following proteins share a genomic window:
- a CDS encoding SCO family protein: MNARALLLFPALAAVLALPARATVSAVAPGVNFEQRIGEQLPLALEFTDTQGERHALRDYFGTEPVVLYFGYAKCPQLCSLVADGTVSALRQIRPAVGRDLTVISISLDPTETLDESRERQTNAVRRYGHTGAPTGWVFLTGDHAAIRAAADAVGFHYTYDPRSKQYAHPSGFVVLTSSGVVSRYFLGLDFPAPDVVRAINRAAAGKTGLPVYDLLLLCFHGGGITGAYGQLIWRALTVAVVLTVVTLFGGIAWMLRAEFRARRLQEGRP; the protein is encoded by the coding sequence ATGAACGCCCGCGCCCTCCTTCTCTTTCCCGCCCTCGCCGCCGTGCTCGCGCTGCCCGCCCGCGCGACCGTGTCGGCCGTCGCGCCCGGCGTGAACTTCGAGCAACGCATCGGCGAACAACTTCCGCTCGCCTTGGAGTTCACCGACACGCAGGGCGAGCGCCACGCGTTGCGCGATTACTTCGGCACGGAGCCGGTTGTGCTCTACTTCGGCTACGCCAAATGCCCGCAACTCTGCTCGCTCGTCGCCGATGGCACCGTCTCCGCGCTCCGCCAGATCCGCCCCGCGGTGGGCCGCGATCTCACCGTCATCTCCATCAGTCTCGATCCGACGGAAACGCTCGATGAATCCCGCGAGCGCCAGACCAACGCCGTGCGACGCTACGGCCACACCGGCGCGCCGACCGGCTGGGTTTTTCTCACCGGCGACCACGCCGCGATTCGCGCCGCCGCCGATGCCGTCGGCTTTCACTACACCTACGATCCGCGCTCCAAACAATACGCGCACCCCAGCGGTTTCGTCGTGCTCACATCCAGCGGCGTCGTGTCGCGTTATTTTCTCGGCCTGGATTTTCCCGCGCCCGATGTCGTGCGCGCCATCAATCGCGCCGCCGCCGGCAAGACCGGCCTGCCCGTTTACGATTTGCTCCTGCTGTGCTTTCACGGCGGCGGCATCACCGGCGCCTATGGCCAGCTGATCTGGCGCGCGTTGACGGTCGCGGTGGTGCTCACGGTCGTGACGCTCTTCGGCGGCATCGCGTGGATGCTGCGCGCCGAATTCCGCGCGCGACGTCTGCAGGAGGGTCGACCATGA
- a CDS encoding c-type cytochrome codes for MISTASRSTAPRPPLRSLSAGLLLAPALLLALAGCDNMKDQANYRPLDPAPHFANGTAIVRPPAHTVARGSPPPGDPVTTGFHDGQPLAHSPVPFTRDLLLRGRDRFNIYCIVCHGEDGYGRGIVVRRGFPPPPSYHENRLRAAPDGHLFDVMTRGYGAMLPYSDRLSPQDRWAIVGYIRALQLSQHATLADVPATARAALKP; via the coding sequence ATGATCTCCACCGCCTCACGCTCCACCGCGCCGCGCCCGCCGCTTCGCTCGCTGTCCGCCGGGCTCCTCCTCGCACCCGCGCTCCTGCTCGCCCTCGCCGGCTGCGACAACATGAAGGACCAGGCGAACTATCGCCCGCTCGACCCCGCGCCGCACTTCGCCAACGGCACCGCCATCGTCCGCCCGCCGGCGCACACCGTCGCGCGCGGCTCGCCGCCGCCGGGCGATCCGGTCACCACCGGTTTTCACGACGGCCAGCCGCTTGCACACAGCCCGGTGCCGTTCACGCGCGACCTGCTGCTGCGGGGACGCGACCGCTTCAACATTTACTGCATCGTGTGCCACGGCGAGGACGGCTACGGCCGCGGCATCGTTGTGCGCCGCGGCTTTCCGCCGCCGCCTTCGTATCACGAAAACCGCCTGCGCGCCGCGCCCGACGGGCATTTGTTCGACGTCATGACGCGCGGCTATGGTGCAATGCTGCCCTACTCCGACCGTCTCTCGCCGCAGGATCGCTGGGCCATCGTCGGCTACATCCGCGCGCTCCAGCTCAGCCAGCACGCCACGCTCGCCGACGTGCCGGCGACGGCCCGCGCCGCCCTCAAGCCATGA
- the nrfD gene encoding NrfD/PsrC family molybdoenzyme membrane anchor subunit — MASPPTQPNPADAALVGPGETPTTVTARISALPLAHPHPRFWWIGFPIAFVGVLILCASIGWLFIRGIGVWGVDIPVAWGFAIVNFVWWIGIGHAGTLISAILLVLHQHWRTSINRFTEAMTLFAVACAALFPLLHLGRPQYFYWLLPYPDTMGLWPQWRSPLIWDVFAVSTYGIVSLLFWYVGLLPDLATLRDRALSRAKQRLYGLLSLGWRGDARHWRHYQKLYVLLAGLATPLVVSVHSIVGLDFAIAILPGWHSTIFPPYFVAGAIYSGFAMVLTLVIPLRAVYGLKSYITARHLDLMAKVLMATGWMVVYGYFSEFFAAWRTHDLFERYMMVNRLAGPYAPWFWLLLICNLGAVQILWIPTLRRNVIVLFIISLIVNVGMWLERFIIVVTSLHRDFLPSSWGMYRPTFWDWSTLLGTFGLFVALLFLFIRYLPAISMAEMRGLVTGKEGKG, encoded by the coding sequence ATGGCCTCGCCTCCCACTCAGCCCAACCCCGCCGACGCCGCGCTCGTCGGCCCCGGTGAGACGCCGACCACCGTCACCGCGCGCATCAGCGCCCTGCCGCTCGCTCACCCGCATCCGCGTTTCTGGTGGATCGGATTTCCGATCGCGTTTGTCGGCGTGCTGATCCTCTGCGCTTCGATCGGTTGGCTCTTCATCCGCGGCATCGGCGTCTGGGGCGTCGACATCCCCGTCGCGTGGGGTTTCGCCATCGTCAACTTCGTCTGGTGGATCGGTATCGGCCACGCGGGCACGCTCATCTCCGCCATCCTCCTCGTGCTCCATCAACACTGGCGCACGTCCATCAACCGGTTCACGGAGGCGATGACGCTCTTCGCCGTGGCCTGCGCCGCGCTCTTCCCGCTGCTGCATCTCGGCCGCCCGCAATACTTCTACTGGTTGCTGCCGTATCCCGACACGATGGGCCTCTGGCCGCAGTGGCGCAGTCCGCTGATCTGGGATGTCTTCGCCGTCAGCACCTACGGCATCGTCTCGCTCCTGTTCTGGTATGTCGGCCTGCTGCCCGACCTCGCCACCTTGCGCGACCGCGCGTTGTCCCGCGCCAAGCAACGCCTCTACGGCCTTCTCTCGCTCGGCTGGCGCGGCGACGCCCGCCACTGGCGGCACTACCAAAAACTCTACGTGCTGCTCGCCGGCCTCGCGACGCCGCTGGTCGTTTCCGTGCACAGCATCGTCGGCCTCGATTTCGCCATCGCGATTCTCCCCGGCTGGCACTCGACGATCTTTCCGCCGTATTTCGTCGCCGGCGCCATCTACTCCGGCTTCGCGATGGTGCTCACGCTCGTCATCCCGTTGCGCGCCGTTTACGGGCTCAAGAGCTACATCACCGCCCGTCATCTCGATCTCATGGCCAAGGTGCTGATGGCGACCGGCTGGATGGTCGTCTACGGCTACTTCAGCGAATTTTTCGCCGCGTGGCGCACCCACGATTTGTTCGAACGCTACATGATGGTGAACCGCCTCGCGGGCCCCTACGCGCCGTGGTTCTGGCTGCTGCTCATCTGCAATCTCGGCGCCGTCCAAATCCTTTGGATCCCGACCCTGCGCCGCAACGTCATCGTGCTCTTCATCATTTCGCTGATCGTGAACGTCGGCATGTGGCTCGAACGTTTCATCATCGTCGTTACGAGCCTCCACCGCGATTTTCTGCCGTCGTCGTGGGGCATGTATCGGCCGACGTTCTGGGACTGGTCCACGCTGCTCGGCACCTTCGGCCTCTTCGTGGCGCTGCTGTTTCTCTTCATCCGTTATCTGCCCGCGATCTCGATGGCGGAGATGCGCGGCCTCGTCACCGGCAAGGAGGGCAAGGGATGA
- a CDS encoding DUF3341 domain-containing protein produces the protein MSAALHGVAACFTTPDEFLAALEGVRTAGYDRVEANVPFAVEGMDELLPGPRTPMARIVLIAGLIGGGGAYFMQWFAARDYAYDVGSRPLHSWPAFVPVTFELTILTATIIGVLGLLWLAGLPRLDHPMFAAPGFERASQDRYFLCVRADDPQFNAADLAALFHTFKAELVAEVPA, from the coding sequence ATGAGCGCGGCTCTCCATGGCGTGGCGGCCTGCTTCACAACGCCCGACGAATTTCTCGCCGCGCTCGAAGGCGTGCGCACCGCCGGCTACGATCGCGTGGAGGCCAACGTGCCTTTCGCCGTCGAAGGCATGGATGAACTCCTCCCCGGCCCCCGCACGCCGATGGCGCGCATCGTGCTCATCGCCGGCCTCATCGGCGGCGGCGGCGCGTATTTCATGCAATGGTTTGCCGCGCGCGATTACGCCTACGATGTCGGCAGCCGCCCGCTGCACAGCTGGCCCGCGTTTGTGCCGGTGACGTTTGAGCTCACGATCCTCACCGCCACCATCATCGGCGTGCTCGGCCTTCTCTGGCTCGCCGGTCTGCCGCGCCTCGATCACCCGATGTTCGCCGCGCCCGGCTTCGAGCGCGCATCGCAGGACCGCTATTTTCTGTGCGTGCGCGCCGACGATCCGCAGTTCAACGCCGCTGATCTCGCCGCGCTCTTCCACACGTTCAAAGCCGAACTCGTCGCGGAGGTGCCCGCATGA